TTTCCGAATCTTGCCACACTGCCGAAAGACCTGTCGCAATACTAGTCAAGTGTGTTACTTACGGCAGAGGGGTATTTTTCGTACCCAGCCATAAGCCTTCACATTTACGCCTGACCAATGCCTGGCGAACTGTGAGAAGTGCACACCGTAATGGCGAAATCTGTCCTTGGCGTCCCGTGAATGACAGCCCGCCACTCAAAAGATAAAATTTGCCAAACACGTGCTCCACCTGTCTACCAGGGGACGCTTCAATTTTGGTACCATAATTGAACCCTGCCTCGCTTTTGTGCAGATAAAAaactcttttctcgcgttcccttGCCGCGGTCTGCAAATCGGTGTCCGTAAGATAAAGCGGCACGACATGGGAGATGTACCACCTGTGAGCAGTTGAGCTGGGCTTTGTCAGGTACGCCTTGACCGTTGAGTGTCCAAATTTCGTAGACGACACCACGGACAACCCCGTTCCTGACGCAAGCAGCTGTGGCTTCTCAATACCGTATAGTGCACACTACAGATATGGTCACCTGAAGTCAATTTCCTTTGCACAAACACGGACTAGAGTGAACTCGGTGTCTTTATGCTGCGTTAGAACCGTCTCATAGTTGTGTGCACGGACTCTTCGCCGTGAATATCGCCACGTAACTTCCCCAGAAGCGTTTGATGTACTTTGACAGATCCATCACCATCAGAATGGTCGCACGCAGATCTTTGATTATATGAAGTGATCTCATAGTGCGTTCTTAGCCAAGAAAGGCCTTTCCAGTTTGCTGCAAGGCCTGAAGTTTCCTCATCACCACTACACAAccgccgcaggcgcgcgtCCCGACGTTGTTTCCCCTTTACGGGGAACCTTGACGTTACCAAGTAGATCATCGACGCTGGCGCTTCCACTGATCACCCAGTCTCTACCCCTCTtatttttcttctcgttcgtgTCTGCGCTAGTTGTCACATGGAAGGCATCAGCCCGCAGTTTCGTACTCGTGGCACACGGGGCCACAATGATCGAGTGAACGGCAGGTTTCGAAATGTCAGCTGTTGACACTTTACTGTTTGACGAGCCCACGCGGCCTGCAGCACTCTCAGCCAACTCACGTTGTTTCTTggctttcttctgtgccGCTTTATCCTGCGCAAGCTTCTCAAGTCGAACTTTCAGtttctcctgttcctcttctgtcggCAAAAGAGGTATCAAATCTTCAATCGGATCATACGGATGACCGCAGATTAGGCACAGTCGCCGACCAGCACAGGCCTCTCCAGaagccttctctttcccagAGTTTACCTCGCTTGCAGCCATTTCCTGTTGGAGCCGCGCACAAGATGAGAGACCCACGCAACAGTGAAGCGAAATATCAGAAGAGCTACAGCCTATGCGTCAAACAACAACCTTCAATCATAGGTGATGTCACTACAATACATTAGCGCTTACCGGAGTTGTGCGAGATGCCTTGTGGCTGCCAGACGAGATGGAACACGATGCTTGACTTGCTGGGGCTTCTACGGCAGCCGCTGCGTTAAGCGCCTTTGCCGAAATGACGCAGCCACAAGGCCATATAATGGAGGCCTTGATCCCACTACGGATGTCCACGCGAGAAATAGGGCAGACCAGGAAGTTAGTGGCCTCGTTGATCTGTCAATCCACACAACAGCACCCGAGCAACAATACCGTGAGGCAGCTAGAAAAACGAATGCCAGCAATTACGGAAGCTGTCCTCGCTGATGTGTTAGGAATCAGGAAACACAAGCAAAAGCCTTACCTCCGCCTTGCATTGCTTGATGTCCTTCATGGAGGTAATGTGCTTCATATGTGGGGGAAGTGCTTTTTGGACAAGCTTGGTCAACACTGCCTCTTTGTTGTACAGCCGTCCCAATCTGCAGGTAACTATTGGCGGCCGCAGCGGCTCCTGTGGAGACACAAGGAAATAATCACGGAGTGAAATCTCCCGATGAGCAAATATGTGCCAGATGAACACTTCTACTTCCCGACGTTTTTTCAAAAATGAGCAATGCCCGCATGTGCGTCTCCACACGAAAACCGTGCTAGCAATCGTGAAGTTTATTCCCAGTAAATTCATTGCGAAGACCCACCTGCGACAACGCACACGTAGAAAGCTGTAAGTCTCTGGACTCGTTCCGGCCAAACCGTTCATCGCTCTCGCGGACTTGAGTATTCGGGACGTAGCCCATGCCTCCCAAGTTCCGTAGGAACTTGTATCCTTTCGTCTTGACCATGTCAGCCCGTGTAGGAACCgagccgccgtctcctcccaTATTGACTAGGCTTTAAAAAATAAATGGATATTTGCAGACTCGATCTTTTTGCGTGACCATCCGCTCGCCAGACCCTGTAAAAAGGAGAGGCTTTGTTTACCGAACTGTTTTTTCGTGTTCGCCTGTCCAGATTCTTCCAGAGCGCGCAGGGTACACTTCCCCTGTCCACCCccgcagagaaacgggacCTTCCGAAAAGGTAAGATGTCGGAGTATCTCACTCACAAAACAAAGTAGCCGACAGTTAAACATACAACCGAAATCTACGCTGAACATTCATGTGGTCTGCTGGCGCCGTCACGGCTGGCAGCTAAGCTGTTTCTCAACGTTTGCCGACCAGTGCTAGAGCCATAGTGGCACAAATTTGCAAACCGCCTCGCTGGGAAAGCAACAAACATGACGGCTGACAAGATCGTCCCTCGAGTAGTGACTTCGTGGTGCGCTACAGAAACCAATCATGTTTAATGGtcggaagaaaacggtgtCTTTGGCATGCACTGCAGCGGGCATGCACGTGTCAAAAATCAAAACCGAGGAGCCAGTCGTCCGTGAACTCGCTGTGTTCATCGTCCCAATCCGAGAGACACCTGCTTCACTTTTTATAATTATGCAATTCTGCTTTGCTTCCATTGTATGTTAGAGAGCCAGAAAGCGATGCTATCACCTGAAAGGGGAAACGCTTTTTTTGAACCGAAAAAGGCTGTCCTTTTACCGCCGATGGTTGGTCGGCTCGGGCCCTACATTGCTGTCACTCTTTGGGAGCGCATCCGAGGCTTCTCGAAAGATATTATCCACAGTTTTGTTTACTTCTACATTCGAAGCTTTAAGACCACTTTGGAAAAGGCCCGGTCCGGCACTCAAGGAAGTGGACGCAAATTATCCAGGGTGTACCCAAATCAAAATGTATTGGCTGTGTCTCGTATACAGAGAAATACGCCTTCCCCGCTTCCACACAGAGCAGTATCTAACTCTTCTCACACTTTTTTCCGCTGTACTCTAAAGAGGAAGGACGTTTATTATCATAAGGAGTGCGTTCGGTAACCGAAGCATACTAGATATCCAATCTTTCATTTTACAAGGAAAACCTGAGGGGCTGCGTAGCTCATCTGCCCTAGCTTCGGTCTGCTGACAAGGAATTTGCTTGTCTGTTGCATGTTCGAAACAGGTACAGCACTCTATTCTTCAGCTGGTACTTGCTACCACCTCGGCGGACTGATCACAGTTGTACAGTACACTTTTCTCAGGTCAATACATTTTAAGCTTCGTCTCTCATTTACCATTTTTCCCTTCGAAAGAAAATGTCGATGCTGTCAGTTCGCACACATCTGCAGAACCACGTGTACGGTCCCTCCCAGACACAATGTACTGCACTTCTGCACCCCAACTCAACAATTTTTTGTGAACATAGGCTGCGTGGCTCGGCACCGTACACGAACTGAGTGAGAACAGAAATCGAGAAAAACCTGCGATTTTCCAAGACCATGCCACGAAAGTCGTTGTCACCTATTGTCTTCATTGCTCTGTCCCCTCCGAATCTTGCTACTTCTTTGGAGGTGGTAaacctttcttctttcccagcAACAACGGAGCTTTCTTCTGCCCGAAAGGCgggcctttcttctctcctaaaggcggcggaggtgggcccttcttctctcctaaaggcggcggaggtgggcccttcttctctcctaaaggcggcggaggcgggcctttcttctctcccgatTCCGCCGGCTCTGTCTTTGCCtgaggaggggaaggaggcTCCTTTCCGGCCACTGGAGCCtttccggcgtctcctgtcttggGCACCTCCGCCAGTTTatcttcgctcgcctcggcgctCGGCTGCGCAGTCGCGGGCAGAGGAGCCTGCCGACCTCTAAGCAGTTCCTCGGCCCTCAACCAAGGCGCATCTCTCTGGagctgtcttcgccgtctctcttgaAGGTCGTGTTGCCGAGGCGTCATGTCTTCCGGCCTGCGGACGTCCTCCACTTTCGCGCCCCCGGCACGAAGGAGTTCGACGAGGCGGAACGCGAGCTGGCCGGCGACCTTCCAACCCGTCTCGATATCTTGGCGCTCCTGCTGGCTGGCCGCTGCCAAGCGGAGCTCGGACTGTTTGGCGACGGCGTTTCGTATCTGGAAGAATCTCTCCCAGAGGTGTGCGAGAAGCTCTGCTGGAGTGTaccccttcttcgtcttgcgCACAAAGAGTTGCGGGTTGCAGTGGCGAAGCAGGATTTCGCCAATGTGGTTCGCCTCTGTCAGGCGCCGCAAGATCTCTCGCGGAAAGATCAAGAGATCCGGTGCCAGGCGCGAGACGACCGGAATCCGGTCCTCTACGCGGTCCGTGACGTGTAAGTACCCCGCACCCTTGTTGTAAACGTTGGCAGCTAAGCTCGAGAGGTTGAAGCCCATGACGACATTCGCTGCGAGGTCTTGGCGCGGATCGAGAGGCTCAAACTGGACCTCGACGGTTCGACAGACCCCCGTGGCTAGCGCATGCAAGACTgtcatcttctctctgtcgcctaCCATGTTGGGGTCTGCGCCCCGGTCCAACAGGAGCTGGACCATATCTCGCTGAAGGGCGTACGCCGCGAGCATCagtggcgtctctccccgctccgTTTTCACGTTTACATCGGTCCCGCAGGCAGTTCCGAGCGCCGCGCTCCCCTCGgtctttccgtcctctccagcGTTCGCGTAAACGCGGGGGATCCGCGGTGAGAGCAGCTCGAGGACCGTCTGCACGTCTCCACTTGCACAGGCCAGGTGGAGGGGcacggcgccttcgccgttcaTTTTGTTCACGCTCCAGCCACTGCGAATCAGCTGGCGGCACAGCTCTGTCTTCCCCCTGGCTGCTGCAAAGTGGAGGGGTCCGTTCAGCCCCAGGATGCGGTGCGTGCACGCGAGCATGAACTGCTCTTTCGTCGTCGAGGCTTTcccgcgcgcgtctcgccgcgaACACTCCTGCATAAACAGCCGGAGAATTTCGGCCTGGTCTCTGTCTGCTCGGTCTGCCTCTTCAGAACGCATGTAGATCCCGTCCGTTTCCGCGTCGCCGCGGCCGCTGTCTCGGGTCCGGCCGGACCCGCTCCTGTCTATCCGATCCGCGGCCCTCTGCTCGCTGGAGCGGCCTTCGACGTCCAAGCCTTTTGCGCTTCCCGCCGCCGGGCGCACCCCTTGCGGCAGCGGCATCGCTGCCATCGCGACGAGGGGCGTCACGCCCAGTTCGTTTCCGCGAAGAAAATCAAATCCTGCGTCAAGCAGCCTGCACAGCCGGAAACGCGGGAGCAAGCAGAAGACTTGagtgtcgagagagaggtctCGGAAACGCGGACCGGCAACGCAGCATTGAAAGAGCGCTCACAGAGCCTTTCTTCTGAAGACTGGTTCTCGACGACCGTCCAGGGGCGGGACacacggaaagaaacggtTGCGTGAAGGAGAgcaagggaagaaaacaaaacaggagacagaggacgggaaggagagccgcagtggagaaacagacgagacaCAGATCCATCGCGACCTCGCAACTCATCTCTTGAAATGTGACCTTGTGCACGTGCGCAAATTTTTTTGGGTTGTCCCCTGCTTGCTAGCGAGATGCACCTGCAGTTACTTCGCgattctcctctcgcgtccccaccctctgcgcctctctttttgcagCGGTGGAGTCTTCGAGTCGTGCAAATGAAGAACACTCACACAGTTACGCCCCTCAGCGATTTGGCAAATGCGTGGTGGCCCTCCTTCCCATACACAAAGCTATGATGTGTATTTTTTGGATATCCGGCAGATCGACGCACACAAGAAACGATGTTCGGACTCCTCCCCCTCTACACGGATCTGCAGCCCTAGTATCCGAAAGCCCTGTGCACAGTCTGGAATACCAAAAGTTGGATGAAGAGCGCCTGTCCCCTTACTTTCGGACGAGCGGCAAGCGCGACTGAGACGCCGCAATCGCCATGATGGAGAGACCCGTCGCCAGGTGGTGCACGTCGTTGAACGCAGAAAGGATTTCGAGCGACATGAGGCAGTGGAGGCCTAGGCGCGCAATCGCGGTTGCCAGACGGAACGGGTCCTTTTCGACAAGACGGCGGAGAGTCTGAAGGcgaaacagggaaaagacAAGGCATACGGGTTCCACGAAagtcttccctttctgcttccGATGTGTGTCCCCCGCCAGCCCTCTGCGTTCTTCCCCCCCTCCTCCGCCCGCGTTCTCCGGTTGCCTCCCCGCGCACCTTGTCGCTGTCCGTGTGCCGCCCCAGCACGTGCCGGAAGTAGCTGAAGATGACGCCGACGGTGGGGAGTTTGTAGGAGACGACCGCGGGCGGCGTGGCGACGTTCAGCGCGGCTGCGTACATGCGGAGTTGCTGCAAGGCCgtgagggcgaggacgctTCTCGGCCCGCAGCAGACGACCGCGTTCCAGAGCGACGCGTACATGGGCTCGAGGATGAAGCCGCCCGGGAGCCCCACGCCGCGTCTCGACAGCTTGTCCACCATCGAGGCCGCGAAGCTGATCTGCGCCAGCTGGTTGTACAAGTGGATCTTCTCCCGGTGGCAGATCGGCAAGACGGCCTCGGCGGCGATCACGGCGCGGCGGATGCACACGAGGGCCTGCGGGACGTCTTGCCCGGGGTtccggaagagaagacccgCGGCGATCACTTGTGCGTTGTAGAGCATAAAGTTGTTCGGGTGGAGGCGCGAGCTGAAGCGCCGAATGATGTCCACGTAGATCTTCCGCGCAGGCAGCGTCTCGCCCTTCACGAGGCGTCTCTCAGCCTTCTTGGCGAGCTGCGCGACTTCGCGCTCGATCGTGTCGCACTGCACCGCGAGCAGATCCGAGGCGTTGCCGCACGCCGCGCACTGCCACCGCTCCTCTTCTGAGCCGTCGGTGTCGTCGTCGAGAGTCGAACTCTTGCGCCGCGCCTTGGGCTTCTCGAACGCGCTCTCCAGCAGAGCGATTTTCCTCGCGACTTGggcgccgccgacgccgtACGCGACCAGGCGCTTCTGGAGCGCCGGCGACTTGAACGGCGCGCAGTagccgcggagacagacccCGCACCGGACGCCTCTGAGCATGCGGCCGCCCTCGGTGGGGTCCGAGCAGCGcacgcagccgcagccgaaAACCCGCGGGAGGGCGTCGAGTCCCTTTCGAGCGACGGTCGGCGCGAAGAGGTCCTCGACCATTGAGatgcagagacgcccgcCGACGGGGATGTGGCAGAGCGCCCGGACGGAGACGTagccgtcttcgtcgaggTTGTACGTGCAGGTGGGCACGCAGCTGTGCTGGAAGttcgcgaggccgcgcgagaagacgaggccgacGCTCGCGTCCGGGTCTCTGCGCTGCACCGCCGCGGAGGGCGACGTGCTCCGCACAAACGGCGAGTACTGGCTGACGAGGAGCGTGAGGCGCCGCAGTTCGCGGTGCTGGAGGAAGCAGTAGAAACCCGGGGGGAAGTCTTTCTCGAGGCGTCGCGCCAGCGTGGTCACCTTCCTGTACAGCTCGGGCTGGCCGATCTGGACGCTCGCCTCGTGCGACTGCAGCTCGCCGAGCACGTCGAACAGGGTGTCTTTCTCGGGTCGGACGATTTCCCGCTCTAGCCCCGCGCGCAGGAGCACGCGGCAGACGTGGAGGACGACTGTGACGCTCAGGTCTGCCTCGCGGGCGGCCGCCATGATCATCGGCAGCAGCGCGCACTCGCGCGAGTGGACCCGGACGTTGTGCATCAGACAGTCCcaggagcagaagacgaagggacAGGCGTGGGGCGAGACAGGGCAGGAGAAGCCCCGGTCGGAAACCGGCCGTtcgcggagacagtggaagcAGGTCGTGAAGATCtggccgccttcctcgagagTCAGAGGCGTGCAGACGTACGGCAGTTCGCGGAAGACGAGCTGACCGGGCTCAATCGCCACTTCCGCAATGCACAGCGTTTGCTCCGCCTGCTTGACGACGATGAACGGCGGGCGCTGGagagcgccgcagcggccaatctcggcggcgagcgcctgcggcgtcggATCCGCAAGCGCTGAGCAGGAGCTCAGCGCTTGCGGATccgacgcgcgcgcacgcgagaaGTACGTGTCGCCGGCTCCGTACGGCCTGGCGGTCGTGTGGCAGGAGGCGAATCGCGCCGAGTCGAAGAGCGCAGCTTTGTACAGGTGGGGAATGCACGTCACTTCTGCGAGGCGCTCCTCCTCGGCCGCCCTCAGAGACCGAACCAGCATCCGGTTCTCGGGCACGCAAAACAGCGCGCCCCAGTAGAACTCGATTGCCTTGGTGAACTTTTTCTGCTCGAGACTCACGTCTGCTGCGAGAATGTACAGGTCGGCCTGGCTCGGAAACGCGTCCAGGTAGTAGTCGAGcagcgcctcggcgtcgctgtACTGTTGCCTCCCCAACAGCTTCGGAATGGTGGAACGGAGCAGATccagttctctctcgtcttttcgccgttcctcttcttcactcgcCTCTATCTTCTTGACCATTTCGCTGCGCAACGCACTGCCCGGGCGCTCGCGAGCTGCGACGCCCGCGGggctctcttcgctgtcggcgCGCGCGATCGCCTGGCGCCTGCCGGCCGGCCCCTTCGTCGCTGGACCCGCcacacgcgagacagcgatGGTTTGGTCCTCGGCGACGCTCGTGCGGAGCTCGCCGCTCGGATGCCACTCGCTTCCCGCCTGAGCGCgtccactgtctccgctcggTCGCCTTTGGGCTCCGGGAGGGAGGCGCTCGAGGCGAGCGATCCCGCGAACCGCAGTTTTGCCGCCGACCGGAAAGAAGCTCTTCGGGCTTCTCGCCTGGGGATCCGCCTCCGCGCGCTCTGGGATCTCGCTCGAGGCGTCGGCGGGTGTCCCGTCGCCGCGACTcgggcgcctgcgtcggAACAGatctgcctgcgtcgccgcgtcGGCGGTGGCGAGACAAAAGTTCGCGTCGTCGACCCGCGAGGCCTTGAAGGCCCCAACGAGCATTTTTTCGAACATCttggaggagagagggccGGAAGACGCACGCCAACGggcaagaaggaaaaggcgcacGAGTGGGAACGGATCCCAAGGACGACGCCTGAGGAAACAGCGGAATGAGCCGAACACGGGGGacaacggcgaagacggcgaaggagaagtggagaatggaggagagaagagatgtCCGCGTCGCCGTACCCGGTGAGTTGAAGCGctccagaagagaaaggagaggcgcagaagaggcgacgagcgaAGGTCACATGGAGGAGCAACGGCGGCCAGAAGGGAGGCAGACCGCGCTATAAGGGGTTCCTTTTACCATGGCACACATGTTCGCTTTGATTCGCAGAAAATCGCGGGAAAGCCGTGGCGAACTTGCAAGCGCCGCAACCAAATTGGTCTTTCGAATTGCCACAGGAGATGCGCGCAGTCGCAGGCTCTCGATTCCACGATCCAACGGTTAGTAACCACTTACGCCCCTCGGATACAAACACTTTGAACA
The sequence above is a segment of the Neospora caninum Liverpool complete genome, chromosome IX genome. Coding sequences within it:
- a CDS encoding zgc:55448, related, which encodes MGGDGGSVPTRADMVKTKGYKFLRNLGGMGYVPNTQVRESDERFGRNESRDLQLSTCALSQEPLRPPIVTCRLGRLYNKEAVLTKLVQKALPPHMKHITSMKDIKQCKAEINEATNFLVCPISRVDIRSGIKASIIWPCGCVISAKALNAAAAVEAPASQASCSISSGSHKASRTTPEMAASEVNSGKEKASGEACAGRRLCLICGHPYDPIEDLIPLLPTEEEQEKLKVRLEKLAQDKAAQKKAKKQRELAESAAGRVGSSNSKVSTADISKPAVHSIIVAPCATSTKLRADAFHVTTSADTNEKKNKRGRDWVISGSASVDDLLGNVKVPRKGETTSGRAPAAVV
- a CDS encoding putative ankyrin repeat-containing protein, conserved — protein: MLVGAFKASRVDDANFCLATADAATQADLFRRRRPSRGDGTPADASSEIPERAEADPQARSPKSFFPVGGKTAVRGIARLERLPPGAQRRPSGDSGRAQAGSEWHPSGELRTSVAEDQTIAVSRVAGPATKGPAGRRQAIARADSEESPAGVAARERPGSALRSEMVKKIEASEEEERRKDERELDLLRSTIPKLLGRQQYSDAEALLDYYLDAFPSQADLYILAADVSLEQKKFTKAIEFYWGALFCVPENRMLVRSLRAAEEERLAEVTCIPHLYKAALFDSARFASCHTTARPYGAGDTYFSRARASDPQALSSCSALADPTPQALAAEIGRCGALQRPPFIVVKQAEQTLCIAEVAIEPGQLVFRELPYVCTPLTLEEGGQIFTTCFHCLRERPVSDRGFSCPVSPHACPFVFCSWDCLMHNVRVHSRECALLPMIMAAAREADLSVTVVLHVCRVLLRAGLEREIVRPEKDTLFDVLGELQSHEASVQIGQPELYRKVTTLARRLEKDFPPGFYCFLQHRELRRLTLLVSQYSPFVRSTSPSAAVQRRDPDASVGLVFSRGLANFQHSCVPTCTYNLDEDGYVSVRALCHIPVGGRLCISMVEDLFAPTVARKGLDALPRVFGCGCVRCSDPTEGGRMLRGVRCGVCLRGYCAPFKSPALQKRLVAYGVGGAQVARKIALLESAFEKPKARRKSSTLDDDTDGSEEERWQCAACGNASDLLAVQCDTIEREVAQLAKKAERRLVKGETLPARKIYVDIIRRFSSRLHPNNFMLYNAQVIAAGLLFRNPGQDVPQALVCIRRAVIAAEAVLPICHREKIHLYNQLAQISFAASMVDKLSRRGVGLPGGFILEPMYASLWNAVVCCGPRSVLALTALQQLRMYAAALNVATPPAVVSYKLPTVGVIFSYFRHVLGRHTDSDKTLRRLVEKDPFRLATAIARLGLHCLMSLEILSAFNDVHHLATGLSIMAIAASQSRLPLVRKLLDAGFDFLRGNELGVTPLVAMAAMPLPQGVRPAAGSAKGLDVEGRSSEQRAADRIDRSGSGRTRDSGRGDAETDGIYMRSEEADRADRDQAEILRLFMQECSRRDARGKASTTKEQFMLACTHRILGLNGPLHFAAARGKTELCRQLIRSGWSVNKMNGEGAVPLHLACASGDVQTVLELLSPRIPRVYANAGEDGKTEGSAALGTACGTDVNVKTERGETPLMLAAYALQRDMVQLLLDRGADPNMVGDREKMTVLHALATGVCRTVEVQFEPLDPRQDLAANVVMGFNLSSLAANVYNKGAGYLHVTDRVEDRIPVVSRLAPDLLIFPREILRRLTEANHIGEILLRHCNPQLFVRKTKKGYTPAELLAHLWERFFQIRNAVAKQSELRLAAASQQERQDIETGWKVAGQLAFRLVELLRAGGAKVEDVRRPEDMTPRQHDLQERRRRQLQRDAPWLRAEELLRGRQAPLPATAQPSAEASEDKLAEVPKTGDAGKAPVAGKEPPSPPQAKTEPAESGEKKGPPPPPLGEKKGPPPPPLGEKKGPPPPPLGEKKGPPFGQKKAPLLLGKKKGLPPPKK